In Anas platyrhynchos isolate ZD024472 breed Pekin duck chromosome 24, IASCAAS_PekinDuck_T2T, whole genome shotgun sequence, the following are encoded in one genomic region:
- the PTAFR gene encoding platelet-activating factor receptor yields MSGEGKGGAEGSASPIDSPFRYDLFTVFYSIIFILGFVANCYVLWIFRRIYHTKKLNEIKIFMLNLTIADLLFLITMPLWIIYYHHNGNWFMHKVLCNVAGCLFFVNTYASVAFLMAITYNRYQAVTNPIRAAQFTTRRRGIFLSAAIWIVTVGSSLYYFFEDNTNVEKIGLKNYTRCFERYDSTSNVTPVLAIHVIICIVFCIIFLFILAWNIVIIRTLFSKSGQQRKSAHVKQRALWMVCTVLVVFIISFVPHHIVDLPWTLTVLEQWQKENRNLRQQLNDAHQVTLCLLSTNCVLDPVIYCFLTKKFQKHVSENLKSMKGSRKCSRQTTDTVIEGTIHQEDAIRI; encoded by the coding sequence ATGTCTGGAGAGGGTAAAGGTGGTGCTGAAGGTAGTGCATCCCCAATAGACTCTCCGTTTCGCTATGACCTCTTCACTGTTTTCTACAGCATCATTTTCATTCTGGGTTTTGTCGCCAACTGCTATGTGCTCTGGATTTTCAGACGTATTTATCACACCAAGAAACTCAATGAAATCAAGATATTCATGCTGAACCTGACAATAGCTGACCTGCTCTTCCTGATTACAATGCCACTGTGGATTATTTACTATCACCACAATGGAAACTGGTTCATGCACAAGGTCCTCTGTAATGTAGCTGGCTGCTTATTTTTCGTTAACACCTATGCTTCTGTTGCCTTTCTGATGGCCATCACATACAACCGCTACCAAGCCGTGACTAATCCCATTAGAGCTGCTCAGTTTACCACTCGGAGAAGGGGTATCTTTTTATCAGCAGCTATCTGGATCGTAACAGTGGGCAGctctttgtattatttttttgaagataATACTAATGTGGAGAAAATTGGCTTGAAGAATTACACGCGTTGCTTTGAGCGCTATGACTCTACTAGCAATGTTACACCTGTTCTTGCCATTCATGTCATCATCTGCATCGTCTTCtgtatcatttttttatttatcctAGCCTGGAACATTGTCATTATCAGGACCCTCTTCTCCAAATCAGGGCAGCAGCGGAAGAGTGCTCATGTCAAGCAAAGGGCGCTCTGGATGGTTTGCACAGTGCTTGTGGTGTTCATCATAAGCTTTGTACCTCATCACATTGTGGACCTGCCCTGGACACTGACTGTTCTGGAGCAATGGCAGAAAGAGAACCGTAATTTGCGCCAGCAACTCAATGATGCTCACCAAGTGACTTTGTGCCTCTTGAGTACGAACTGTGTGTTGGACCCAGTCATCTACTGCTTCCTCACCAAGAAGTTCCAGAAGCATGTTTCAGAAAACCTGAAAAGCATGAAAGGGAGTCGAAAGTGCTCCAGGCAAACCACAGACACAGTGATTGAGGGCACCATTCACCAAGAGGATGCCATTAGGATTTAG